The Arachis ipaensis cultivar K30076 chromosome B03, Araip1.1, whole genome shotgun sequence region acaaagcattgccctagtcatttcttgaaggcttctattccttctttcaactaccgcattttgttgaggagttctaggacatgaaaagttatgagcaataccaaaatcatcacaaaatttttcaaatctttttcattttgaatcttctTACAAAGAGAGGAAAAAGCATGAAATGCATCATTCTTGTGAGTTAAGAAAagaacccaaccaaatctagagtaatcatccaccactactaaaccataatgtttacctcccaaactttgagttctagttggACCAAAAAGACCAATATACAACATTTCTAATGGCCTTTTAGTAGAAAtttcatcttttggtttaaaagaagatCTTACTTATTTGCCtagttgacaagcatcacaagtaatatccttatcaaatttaatattaggaattcctctaaccaaattcttTTTAACaatttagaaatttggtacatgcttgcatgtcccaatttcttatgccaaagcTATTTTTCAGATTTAAGAGAGGTAAAACAAGTTACTTTTTGATCCTTTAAATCCTTtggagttaatccatacacattattgcatcttttTGCTTCAAACAAGATATCACcggatttttcacaaataacCAAGCAatccaattttttaaaaataaccaAATAACCAAGATCATACAATTGGCTAATGCTTACACTACaaggtttttgtttatttgtggcagtttttttcttatttgtggaggtttataacccccaccaAATGGTTTGTGGGGGTTTCTAAAAtccccaaaatttgaggtgccacgaggtcttttgtgggggtttttaaaaacctccacaatctattcaGTAGAGGTTTTGTGTGTGTTTAATGGGGGGTTTTATATTGGACTTTTGTGACgattttaaatcacttttgtggcagtttaaaacccccacaaattattttttaatttaaaaaaaaattattttgtgagactttcaaacctccacaaattctgtaattatttatttatttttaatttcaaatcattcattaatctcatctaatttacatacttttaaattaaaaatttattttttaatatcaaaaatgATAAACACACTCAAATAGAAGTCTTAAACACCAATTTTGTTCAGAAACTCCATAAAATCACTACAAAACAAGATAATCCAATTAAATTAAATACACAACTGTAAACTTCAAAGTTAAGCCAAtccaatcaaaaacaaaaaacagatgCTTGCTACCCATAAATGAATCACAATTCTCATAAAAGatatagaaaaaaaatcaaaagggtATTATGAGGTAAAGCTAAAAGCTAATGAACTAAATTGAGTTAACTAGATTCAAAACGCATAGATTTCAAATGGAAATGAATATAAATCAAAGTTAATTTAATTCTGAACATGCATTCAAAACTCATAAAAAGTTAAAATCAAAATGATTAAATCtatttaaatacaaatttaaaataataaatcaaaattttaCACTATATATGGCCTGCAGCGAGGTTCATAGCCTATCCATCTCACACCAGCTTTGGCATATCCATTAGTTGACAGGACGAAGAATGAAGATCTTCTAATTGATGTCATATTTGTTGCCACATATAATGGAACTTGCATCAGAAAAATCTCAAAtcagaaatgaaaaaaaattcattCATCACAAAAGgcttcaaaatcttgattttcaaactcttttctatgatcacttcttatggaagctattttcaaatctttttcattttggatCTTTTtacaaagagaagaaaaagcATGAAATGCATCATTCTTGTGAGCTAAGAAAagaacccaaccaaatctagaatAATCATCCATCACCACCAAGCCATAGTGTTTACCacccaaactttgagttctagttggaccaaaaagatcaatatataaCATTTCTAATGACCTTTTAGTggaaattccatcttttggtttaaaagaagatCTTACTTATTTGCCtagttgacaagcatcacaagtaatatccttatcaaatttaatattaggaattcctctaaccaaattcttTTTAACaatttagaaatttggtacatgcttgcatgtcccaatttcttatgccaaagcTATTTTTCAGATTTAAGAGAGGTAAAACAAGTTACTTTTTGATCCTTTAAATCCTTtggagttaatccatacacattattgcatcttttTGCTTCAAACAAGATATCACcggatttttcacaaataacCAAGCAatccaattttttaaaaataaccaAATAACCAAGATCATACAATTGGCTAATGCTTACACTACaaggtttttgtttatttgtggcagtttttttcttatttgtggaggtttataacccccaccaAATGGTTTGTGGGGGTTTCTAAAAtccccaaaatttgaggtgccacgaggtcttttgtgggggtttttaaaaacctccacaatctattcaGTAGAGGTTTTGTGTGTGTTTAATGGGGGGTTTTATATTGGACTTTTGTGACgattttaaatcacttttgtggcagtttaaaacccccacaaattattttttaatttaaaaaaaaattattttgtgagactttcaaacctccacaaattctgtaattatttatttatttttaatttcaaatcattcattaatctcatctaatttacatacttttaaattaaaaatttattttttaatatcaaaaatgATAAACACACTCAAATAGAAGTCTTAAACACCAATTTTGTTCAGAAACTCCATAAAATCACTACAAAACAAGATAATCCAATTAAATTAAATACACAACTGTAAACTTCAAAGTTAAGCCAATCCAATCAAAAACAGATTAACATAGCTTGCTACCCATAAATGAATCACAATTCTCATAAAAGatatagaaaaaaaatcaaaagggtATTATGAGGTAAAGCTAATGATTTTCAAACTAAATTGAGTTAACTAGATTCAAAACGCATAGATTTCAAATGGAAATGAATATAAATCAAAGTTAATTTAATTCTGAACATGCATTCAAAACtcataaaaagttaaaaacaaaaTGATTAAATCTAtttaaatacaaattaaaaataataaatcaaaattttaCGCTATATATGGCCTGCAGCGAGGTTCATAGCCTATCCATCTCACACCAGCTTTGGCATATCCATTAGTTGACAGGACGAAGAATGAAGATCTTCTAATTGATGTCATATTTGTTGCCACATATAATGGAACTTGCATCAGAAAAATCTCAAATCAGAAATGAAAAAGAATACTAAACAAAATTAATGATAACACAAGATGAAACGAAGTCCTCTGCTTGCAGCAAATTTTAATAGCCACAGTTATTTcaactcaataaataaataacataaaaatgaTATAATTGGTGGATGCAGGATCAAAGCCTTCAAAGAGAGAGAGCTTAacaaagaataagggaaagaaaaAAGAATCTCGTATTTTGTTTAGTTTAAAGTTTAAACAAAGAAAGAACTAAGTCAATCAAACAAATGAAATGCAACAAGACATTCCAGCTTGTATTTCTCTTTAAAAGAATAAGGAACACATATTACAAATTTATAATAATCCTATCACAACCCACATACAATGGACCATATATTTATATTTAGCccttatatttattatatatagaaACTGGAACCCACTTAACTATTTCCAAGTTGAATTTCACATGTcagaaaatgtttggattaataccTCCAGATTCTCTGTCATTTGAAAGTTGACTTTGTCATGGTGACAAATTCATCAAGGTGGCAGAGTTGAATAGTTTACATCTCCATAATCAAGTTTCACATAAAATGTCCAGTCTTACTAGAACTTGAATTTATCTTTGCCCCATGTTGACTGTAAATATTGTAGGACTTGGTGATTTCTTGTTCTGcatactttatttatttgaatGATAAACACTTAAATAGCAATGTTTTATATAAACCTATGACTCATGTTACAAAGGTATTAATATTATTTGCTTAAagtgaaagaaattaaaaaacCAGGATCAGATTCCACTGCCTTAGCATTCAACCTCGGTACCTCATGCAGAGAAAACTATTGCTAAAAGTATCATAGCAAAGTCAATGGAATAAAATTCAAAGACCAGATAATTAAATTGCAACCTATACATATTTGATAAGTTTGAGTTTAGAGAATACAAATAAACAAGAGGTTTGAGCTACATACCAGAGTATTTGTTGGCACTCGGCACTGACATTTCCCAATTAAATCTACAAAAGCAAATCCTATAGTCCAATTAAAAATTTTCATTAGGAAATCAAATGGAAATCAACACAGATTTCAGTATGCTACAGGAATAAGGTACAATAAATATGACTATAAAGTAAACTAGTCTCAAAACTGGTTGTGGCATTTCTTAAGAGTTGCTCTTCAAAGCTGTCTGGTTTTCATCATTACGAAGTTGTTGGAATTCTCTGTGCTTGGCAGCTCTAAGGTCAAGAATGCTGGGAAGTATTGGTTTTATGGAGCCATGCAAGTACACCAGATGAAAGAAATCTTGAGAGAGAGAACCCATACATTTATTCGGTCTGCCACCCAGAAATTGGTAATTCCATGGTGCTTCTCTGAAAGCCCACCAAGAATAAATATCCTTGCTACGGACCTCGCTTTGTCTGTAGTTTCGGCCCATATCGTACTCAACGAAATATTGTAAACCAAGTTAAAATAGCAACCAAAAAGAACcaatgaagaaaataaaaaggagtGAGGAAACTTAAGGAAAGCAAGTGGGAATTTTATCTTACTTGACCACTCCCAAACCAAATTTCATCGGCTGCACGGGGAGCTAGTTGAACGGTAATATGATCTAGGACAGATTGTCGACTGCATGACATTAGTAGTTACAAATTAGAGAAACAATGAAAGGCTCTAAACACAATTCTGTAAAAGTACAATGTAATGCAGTTTAATTGATCTAAGCAAAGAATCCATACATGAGCATTCCTTCGTTAAATTTGATAGGATCCATCTTCACCCGCACATAACCCAATTCCCTACCAGCTCTGGGAGCAATTGTGACTTGCATCAAAAGCAACATAAAGCTAAAATGTCAATTGGTGGATGCAGGATCGAAGCCTTCAAAGAGAGAGAGCTTGTCAGCTTTGATTTTGGTATCACCATACTATCCATCACatgaaaaaagaggaagaaataATAGAGAAGAAGAGTACCTGTCTTCCATCCAAGACATGTGTTCGGATCGGAAGGCAACATGAACGACATTATTCTCTTCTTCCACGCTTGCATTGCCGCATTGTAGTGTAGTAATTCATCACAATCAAAGACTCCAAGTAAAAGACTGATACTTTATAGATTTAAAAAGTCATGATGCTTTCCAGAGTGCAAAACTGGGTCTTTAAGGTTGAAAATGATGGTAAGAGTTGGAATACAAATGAATAGAAATTAAAACCACTAACCTTATTGATGTTGGGAACTAATTcctacaaattaaaaataatattctttGTTATACTCTATTATAAAATAACAgaattttttagttaaaaaatataAGATCAATTATATATTCACTGCATATCACTGCCTGCATATCCACTCTACCATCCGAATTAAGTTTTCTTGAAAGGGAATGTCCCTATGAAGTACCAAACCAAGTGAAATAAATTTAATAAGCAGGGCAATTACAAATACACAGCTATAAACTGAAGCAACTTAATCCAATATTATTAATTTGATACTAAAGAAATAGTATATGAATACCTTGCAGTGAATGCCTTTGGAAACTCTGTGAGAAACTTTCCTTATAGAACTATCAGCCTCTTTGGCCACTTCAAATATCACCTAATATGTTGAAGATGCCATCAGAAAACTAACAATACACTAATTCACTTTAGAGAGTTATTTAACCAGATTCTAAATGTTCACCCCATCACTGCCGGTCCTCCTTGTCGTTGACGAAGTATAGTATGTTCCATTAGCAATCTATAGAAAACTCAATCAGAATCTTAACAAAATAACTAACAATCACTCCTAACATAAAAAAATTCACTAACTACTGGCATGATACAAAACAGCTTCAATTATCAATCCTGACTCATTTCCAAGACTCCTTATCAACGcaaatgaaaaacaataaaaaatacagaacAAGAGAGGGTACAGTAAGAAAGTTGCAACAGAACTAAGGAGGCAAAATAGACAAGAAATTTAGTGTTAACAAAGAAGAAATATCAGCAAATTaatagggaagaagaagaaaaagaagtaccaTCGGCAGTTTATAGGGGAAATTGGAGTGAGAGAAAGCAGCGTTGAAGAAGAAGCTCAGGAGTGAACAGATCTGCAAATGCATTATACTACAGCAACTACGGTGTCATCGATGGTAGAAACTGTGGCAGCAACGGCGGCGCAAACTGCGATGGCAACAGTGGCAGCAATGATAGATAGAGAGAACAGATCTGAAAACACGTTGATAGAAGATGTGGCTCAATCCAGAAGCTTTCTACTGCAATGGACACGGCCGAAGTGGTAACGGCACCTGCAGCGGAAACGGCAGCGAGAACGGCGGCAAGAATGGCATATGTAGAAAACTTAGGGTTTCATTCTCTCTCAGTGAACTCGGTGCCTCACATTTTggggaaaaaaaagagaaaatgatgTTTTATTCCAAaactttgaattttaattaattatgagtGGAGGTTTTTTAAAATGAGGTTTTTTAAAAGCTCTTAAGTTCAGCttttaaccacttattttcctcaACAAGATCAACAGCATTTTCGGCTTCCCTTAATTTATCTTTAAGAAAACCATTTTCATCTTTTAGTATTTCTATTTGAGACTCAAGATCTTGGTTTTCATTTAAGAAACATTTAATCTTTTCAGAAAGATGATCAATCATAAGATGAAAGGCTTCAGTGGAGGGATCAAGAAATACTACCTGCTTTATGTGATCGGCCATGAGACAAGTTTGAGATTTAGTTTGtgattcttcatcttcatcagtGTCATTTTCCAAGTCTTCCCATGAAGCCATGAGTCCtttcctcttttcctttttcgGTTTGTCCTCCTTCTTCAGTTTTGGACAATCAGACTTGAAGTGCCTAGTTTCCTTGCAGTTGTAGCAGATCACCTTGCTTAGGTCCCTCTTTGGTTTCCTTGAACTGCCTCTTTTGTTCCGTTCCTTCAGTTTCATCATTTTTCTGAATTtcttagcaaacaaaacaaagtcatcatcagataaattatcactggattcattaTCCAAATGTTCAGTGACTGATTTGAGagtaattcctttcttttatGTATCTCTCTTtaaataagtgttttcaaaagcaagtaaatttcctctcagaTCATCATATGTCATTTCATCAATACCACTACTCTCAGCTATTATTATAGCCTAGGTTTCCCACTCTTTAGTGAGACATCTCAATATTCTCCTCACAAGCACTGATTCAGGATGTCTGATTCCCATTGCATCCAAGCCATTGATAATAATATTGAATTTTTCAAATATTTCATCAATTGTTTCTgcttccttcattgagaacatttctTAGTCTCTGTTCAGCATGTCTATTCTGAATCTTTTGACTTGGGTTGTGCCTTCATGAGTAacttgaagtttgtcccagatttcttttgctgttgtgcatcttgatacccgtcggtattcctcgaagctgactgatgagcggataatttatacgctttttggcattatttttacatagtttttagtatgatttttagttagtttttagtatatttttattagtttttaaataaaaatcacatttctggactttactatgagtttgtgtgtttttctgtgatttcaggtaatttttggctgaaattgagggacttgagcaaaaatctgattcagaggctgaagaaggactgcagatgctgttggattctgacctccctgtactcgaagtagattttctggagctacagaaacccaattggcgtgctctcaaatgcgctggaaagtagacatttagaGCGtttcagtaatatataatagtccatacttttctcgagtttagacgacgcaaactggcattaaacgccaatttcctgccttattctggagttaaacgctagaaaccggttgcaaatcagagttaaacgccagaaacaggctacaacctggtgtttaagtCCAAAAAgaatctctacacatgaaagcttcaatgatcagcccaagcacacaccaagtgggcccggaagtggatttctaattttttcttaatttttgaaaattcatcatatgttcttcatgatcttcaagttgttcttgattatcttctttgtttgatttttgcattttcttgttgtgcatcttttcttgtttctcatatgcattttcaatttgttagtgtctcaacattaaaaatttttaagtttggtgtcttgcatatttttcttttcttaaaaattttcaaaaacatgttcttaatgttcatcttgacattcaaagcgttcttgatgttcatcttgacattcaaagtattcttgcatatttttcttgttttgtttcataatttttatgtcttgtgtcttttttgtctttttctctctcctcattaaaaattcaaaaaataaaaaaatatctttcctttattcttctcataaattttcgaaaatttggtttgatttagtcaaagagtttttaaatttaattgtttcttatgagtcaaatcaaattttcaatttaaaaattctatccttttcaaatctttttcaaaaataa contains the following coding sequences:
- the LOC110270106 gene encoding uncharacterized protein LOC110270106, with the protein product MHLQICSLLSFFFNAAFSHSNFPYKLPMIANGTYYTSSTTRRTGSDGVIFEVAKEADSSIRKVSHRVSKGIHCKGHSLSRKLNSDGRVDMQAVICSEYIIDLIFFN